From a region of the Megalops cyprinoides isolate fMegCyp1 chromosome 13, fMegCyp1.pri, whole genome shotgun sequence genome:
- the LOC118788335 gene encoding fin bud initiation factor, with protein sequence MALLHLLAAVMFSLPLCDAFFMGPLYPEMSNGTFHHYFVPDGDYEENDDPEKCQMLFKMTDNRKCGMDEDQDSVIRDDFTIIKRHIEDAARVLEGVGKSISYDLDGEESYGKYLRRETTQIGEAFTNSEKSLLELEVKFKQSQENELREEHRINDDFLSMIVHTRDVLKETLDISLGLKDKHELLSLIIRSHGTRLSRLKNEYMKV encoded by the coding sequence ATGGCTCTTCTTCACTTGTTGGcagctgtaatgttttcattgccCCTTTGTGATGCGTTCTTTATGGGACCTTTGTACCCCGAGATGTCCAATGGCACTTTCCATCACTATTTTGTTCCGGACGGCGATTATGAGGAAAATGACGACCCggaaaaatgtcaaatgctctttaaaatgacagacaacAGAAAATGCGGAATGGATGAAGACCAGGATTCGGTCATCCGGGACGATTTCACAATCATTAAGCGACACATAGAAGACGCGGCAAGAGTATTGGAAGGAGTTGGGAAAAGCATCTCTTACGACTTGGACGGGGAGGAAAGCTATGGGAAATATCTGAGACGGGAGACAACGCAAATCGGCGAGGCTTTCACTAACTCCGAGAAATCCCTGCTGGAGTTGGAGGTGAAATTCAAGCAGAGCCAGGAAAACGAACTCAGAGAGGAGCACCGAATCAACGACGACTTTCTGAGCATGATTGTTCATACCAGAGATGTGCTGAAGGAAACATTAGACATCTCTCTTGGGCTGAAAGACAAGCACGAGCTGCTCTCTCTAATTATCCGCAGTCATGGGACCCGGTTAAGCCGACTAAAAAACGAGTACATGAAAGTATAA